A single region of the Sorghum bicolor cultivar BTx623 chromosome 7, Sorghum_bicolor_NCBIv3, whole genome shotgun sequence genome encodes:
- the LOC110437275 gene encoding uncharacterized protein DKFZp434B061-like has translation MSATRPAQWHGRRGSPPAAPSTPGTLGHDAYKSPSRRSPLLPHDAAALLHHPATPSTTSPRSQSRRAAPSFGLALAPAAATTPSDRVLATVATSRSDAAASAPFSSSSTTTAPRPPCVLDPSRDAGLRQHLVKLRPRASVAAEPSVDAERSALSRSFSEPLADPDTELRLRRRPSSVHDVGAVTKPRDPVRRPRPRPAVLSAVTASSRSRLRQAQTPVSTRTDSAVAGNARSPPRQAPLPQTPTSRADAAPQ, from the coding sequence ATGAGCGCCACGCGGCCCGCCCAATGGCACGGACGCCGAGGATCACCGCCCGCAGCGCCTAGCACCCCTGGAACCCTAGGCCACGACGCGTATAAGAGCCCGAGccgccgctctcctcttcttccCCACGACGCCGCCGCTCTGCTCCACCACCCAGCGACGCCAAGCACCACCTCGCCCCGGAGCCAgagccgccgcgccgcgccgagcttcggcctcgccctcgccccggCCGCCGCGACGACGCCATCAGACCGCGTGCTCGCCACGGTCGCCACGTCcaggagcgacgccgcggcgagtGCTCCCTTTTCGTCGAGCTCCACCACGACAGCGCCACGACCGCCGTGCGTCCTCGACCCGAGCCGCGACGCCGGACTTCGACAGCACCTCGTCAAGCTTCGCCCTCGCGCATCCGTCGCCGCCGAGCCGAGCGTCGACGCCGAGCGTTCCGCGCTGAGCAGGAGCTTCTCCGAGCCCCTTGCTGACCCCGACACCGAGCTCCGCCTGCGACGTCGCCCGAGCTCCGTCCACGACGTCGGTGCGGTGACCAAGCCCCGCGACCCCGTCCGGCGTCCACGTCCACGTCCTGCCGTGCTGTCCGCGGTCACCGCCTCGTCGCGAAGTCGACTGCGCCAAGCCCAAACGCCCGTCTCGACACGCACGGACTCCGCCGTGGCTGGGAACGCGCGTTCGCCACCGCGTCAAGCACCTCTGCCCCAAACCCCGACGTCGCGCGCGGACGCCGCACCGCAGTGA